From the Nonlabens marinus S1-08 genome, one window contains:
- a CDS encoding sensor histidine kinase → MSLSLIGIIVVQIYWITNSIRYNDEQFSFAVKQTMVSVATELENREIGSYQLALQNLKDTLGGNIEPGKLRRLLLAQQNRRLIENSTLHNNPLIEDYKLDPQLTDLDLDSITFKRLFDSNGKLNRKEENASTDNKIRYSELDNFARKVTGERASEYFSILPLPQRVSIEEVYELIKLELEKRQIEARFEFAIYQDGFATRVQSPDFTYVPDATWDYPIYRTSYDTVEPYYLYISLPQRKKVILSSIMGMALLSLVFTTVIVVAYSSAINQIFKQRQISQIKTDFINNMTHEFKTPIATINLALDSLNHPKISSDPEKVKNYLRMIREENKRMHGQVENVLQISKLEKNDLNLSKERVEMNELINDSITHVQLLLEEKNGTIKTHLGALRTVVLANESHMTNVIVNILENAIKYTESAPIIDVYTENVKNKLVIKVRDQGIGMGKAAQRKAFQKFFREHTGDIHNVKGHGLGLAYSKRILEDHEGEIYVQSVKGKGSTFSIHLPLIV, encoded by the coding sequence ATGAGCCTTTCCCTTATAGGGATTATCGTAGTTCAGATTTATTGGATTACTAATAGCATTCGTTATAACGATGAGCAGTTTTCATTTGCAGTAAAACAGACCATGGTAAGCGTAGCTACAGAGCTAGAAAATAGAGAGATAGGTAGTTACCAGCTTGCATTACAAAACCTGAAGGATACCTTAGGCGGGAATATAGAGCCAGGCAAGCTGAGAAGGTTACTGCTTGCCCAACAAAATAGAAGACTTATTGAAAACTCTACTCTTCACAATAACCCACTCATAGAGGATTATAAATTAGATCCACAACTTACCGATCTAGATCTGGACAGCATTACTTTTAAAAGATTGTTTGACTCAAATGGAAAGCTGAATCGGAAAGAGGAAAATGCGTCAACAGACAACAAAATCCGGTATTCAGAACTTGATAATTTTGCTCGAAAAGTTACAGGAGAACGTGCCAGTGAATATTTTAGCATCCTTCCCTTACCACAACGAGTTTCAATTGAAGAAGTTTACGAATTAATAAAGTTAGAATTAGAGAAACGTCAAATCGAAGCTCGATTTGAATTTGCTATTTACCAAGACGGTTTTGCTACTAGAGTTCAATCTCCGGACTTTACATATGTTCCAGACGCTACCTGGGATTATCCTATTTATAGGACATCCTATGATACTGTAGAGCCTTATTACTTATATATATCACTTCCACAAAGAAAGAAGGTAATTCTTTCATCCATAATGGGAATGGCTTTACTATCTCTTGTTTTCACTACTGTCATTGTAGTTGCCTATTCAAGCGCAATTAATCAAATTTTCAAACAACGTCAGATTTCTCAAATCAAAACTGACTTTATTAATAATATGACTCATGAGTTCAAGACACCTATAGCAACTATTAATCTAGCCCTAGACTCATTAAACCATCCTAAAATTTCTTCAGATCCCGAGAAAGTGAAGAATTACTTGAGGATGATAAGAGAAGAAAATAAAAGGATGCATGGACAAGTAGAAAATGTGCTGCAAATCTCTAAGCTAGAAAAGAATGACTTGAACTTGTCTAAAGAGCGCGTAGAGATGAATGAGTTGATTAATGATAGCATCACTCATGTCCAATTATTGTTAGAAGAAAAGAATGGAACCATTAAAACCCATTTAGGAGCATTACGCACCGTGGTGTTAGCTAACGAGAGTCATATGACTAATGTCATTGTCAACATATTAGAAAATGCAATCAAGTATACTGAAAGTGCGCCCATCATTGATGTTTACACAGAGAATGTAAAAAATAAATTAGTCATTAAGGTACGGGATCAAGGAATCGGAATGGGAAAAGCGGCGCAACGTAAGGCATTTCAAAAATTCTTTAGAGAACATACCGGTGATATTCACAATGTAAAAGGTCATGGATTAGGTCTTGCATACTCAAAACGCATACTTGAGGACCATGAGGGAGAAATTTATGTACAAAGTGTTAAAGGAAAAGGTAGTACCTTTTCAATCCACTTGCCGCTAATAGTTTAA
- the coaE gene encoding dephospho-CoA kinase (Dephospho-CoA kinase (CoaE) performs the final step in coenzyme A biosynthesis.) has product MKIVGLTGGIGSGKSTVAAEFKKLGIPVYIADEESKIILNSDPGAIQEVKSLLGEESYKLLEDGSTVANRAWIGEQVFNNSQLLEELNAILHPKVRQHFEQWQASKDAIYCIYEAAILFETGGDSRCDFTILVTAPEQERIRRVMKRDQVSEATVKARMKNQWAESKRIKKADFLIVNEDLHKIPCYVNNVHVFMLKN; this is encoded by the coding sequence ATGAAAATTGTTGGTCTAACTGGCGGCATAGGTAGCGGTAAAAGTACTGTCGCAGCTGAATTTAAAAAACTTGGGATTCCTGTTTACATTGCTGACGAGGAGTCAAAAATAATATTGAACTCTGACCCTGGAGCTATTCAAGAAGTCAAGAGTCTATTAGGCGAAGAAAGTTATAAGCTGTTAGAAGATGGGTCCACAGTTGCAAACAGAGCTTGGATAGGTGAACAGGTCTTTAATAATTCTCAATTATTAGAAGAATTAAATGCAATACTTCACCCTAAGGTGAGGCAGCATTTTGAACAGTGGCAGGCATCTAAAGACGCAATTTATTGCATTTATGAGGCAGCTATTTTGTTTGAAACTGGTGGTGATAGCAGGTGTGATTTTACCATTTTAGTTACAGCTCCTGAACAGGAAAGAATTAGAAGAGTCATGAAAAGAGATCAGGTTTCAGAAGCTACGGTCAAAGCGCGTATGAAGAATCAGTGGGCGGAGTCAAAGCGTATAAAAAAAGCAGATTTCTTAATAGTAAATGAAGATTTACACAAGATTCCTTGTTACGTAAATAATGTTCACGTTTTTATGTTAAAAAATTGA
- a CDS encoding alpha-ketoacid dehydrogenase subunit alpha/beta has translation MQTKETAEQPLLQEDFKNEVLKDYKIAVTSRECSLLGRREVLTGKAKFGIFGDGKELPQLAWARSFKNGDFRSGYYRDQTFMMAIGELTIEQFFAGLYANTDIAQEPMSAGRQMGGHFSTHSLNEDGSWKRLVDQKNSSADISPTAAQMPRLLGLAQASKVYRHNDLIPEDNGFSNDGNEVAWGTIGNASTSEGHFWETFNAAGVLQVPMVISVWDDEYGISVHARHQTTKENISKIQSGFQRDEDHDGYELMEVQGWNYPELVETYEKAGAVAREEHVPVMIHVQELTQPQGHSTSGSHERYKNEDRLQWEREHDCNVKFREWILQNDFATEEDLTSIEKDIKKQVREGKKAAWEAYLNPIKQEKDQAIDLMNAVASASANKNFITPIIEELKAQREPVRKELMESVRKVLRLSLKESNPAIAALKEWSDDYIKTQHHNYGDFLHSHSKWAATNIDAVAAEYDEEAEEVDARVIMRDNFDALFAKFPEVLVFGEDAGAIGDVNQGLEGMQEKYGALRVADAGIREATILGQGIGMAMRGLRPIAEIQYLDYLLYCLQLMSDDLATVQYRTAGKQKAPLIIRTRGHRLEGIWHSGSPMGGIINLVRGIHVLVPRNMTQAAGFYNTMLEADEPALIVECLNGYRLKEQKPTNLGEFKTPVGKIEVLREGTDITLVSYGSTLRLVMEAAEVLETVNIDAEVIDVQSLLPFDISQDIRKSLEKTSRLLIIDEDVPGGASAFILDQVVNKQNAWKLLDSKPDCLTAKDHRPAYGTDGDYFSKPSVDDIFDKVYQMMHESQPARYVKNY, from the coding sequence ATGCAGACAAAAGAAACAGCTGAACAGCCTTTATTACAGGAAGATTTTAAAAATGAAGTTCTTAAGGATTATAAAATTGCAGTTACCAGTCGGGAATGCAGTTTATTAGGACGTAGAGAGGTTTTAACTGGAAAAGCAAAGTTTGGGATTTTTGGAGATGGAAAAGAATTACCCCAGCTTGCTTGGGCTAGATCTTTCAAAAATGGAGATTTCCGCAGTGGATACTACCGCGACCAGACATTTATGATGGCAATAGGCGAACTGACCATTGAGCAGTTTTTTGCAGGTCTATATGCTAATACTGATATTGCCCAAGAACCTATGAGCGCAGGACGTCAAATGGGAGGGCATTTTTCCACCCACAGTTTGAATGAAGATGGTTCTTGGAAACGATTGGTAGACCAGAAAAACTCCAGCGCAGACATTTCCCCTACTGCTGCTCAAATGCCTAGGCTTTTGGGACTGGCGCAAGCTTCTAAAGTTTATAGACATAACGATTTGATACCTGAAGACAATGGGTTTTCCAACGATGGAAATGAAGTGGCCTGGGGAACTATTGGAAATGCAAGTACCAGTGAAGGACATTTCTGGGAAACATTCAATGCCGCAGGAGTCTTACAAGTACCTATGGTTATAAGTGTTTGGGACGATGAATATGGTATTAGCGTTCATGCGAGACATCAAACAACTAAAGAAAACATCAGTAAAATTCAGTCTGGTTTTCAAAGAGATGAAGATCACGATGGTTATGAACTGATGGAAGTTCAAGGCTGGAACTATCCAGAACTGGTGGAAACCTATGAAAAGGCTGGAGCTGTAGCTAGAGAGGAGCATGTACCTGTCATGATTCATGTACAAGAATTAACGCAGCCTCAAGGACATTCTACTAGTGGATCTCATGAGCGTTATAAAAACGAAGATCGCTTGCAGTGGGAGCGCGAGCATGATTGTAACGTAAAGTTCAGAGAGTGGATTCTACAAAATGATTTTGCAACAGAGGAAGATTTAACCTCTATTGAGAAAGATATCAAAAAGCAAGTACGTGAAGGTAAAAAAGCAGCGTGGGAAGCATACTTAAATCCTATAAAGCAGGAGAAAGATCAAGCAATTGATTTGATGAATGCCGTTGCCAGTGCCTCAGCAAATAAAAACTTCATTACTCCTATAATAGAAGAATTAAAAGCGCAACGGGAACCAGTGCGTAAAGAATTGATGGAATCCGTTCGCAAGGTTCTACGTCTTTCCTTAAAAGAAAGCAATCCAGCTATTGCTGCTTTGAAAGAGTGGAGCGATGACTATATCAAAACTCAACATCATAATTACGGTGATTTTCTTCACAGCCATTCCAAATGGGCGGCGACTAACATTGATGCAGTAGCTGCAGAATACGATGAAGAGGCGGAGGAAGTGGATGCGCGAGTCATCATGCGTGACAACTTTGATGCTCTATTCGCAAAGTTTCCGGAAGTATTGGTATTTGGTGAGGATGCTGGAGCCATTGGTGACGTGAACCAAGGGCTTGAAGGTATGCAGGAAAAATATGGAGCTTTAAGAGTAGCAGATGCAGGAATCCGTGAGGCTACTATATTAGGTCAAGGAATTGGAATGGCCATGAGAGGTTTACGCCCTATTGCTGAAATTCAATATCTAGATTATCTGCTGTACTGCTTACAATTGATGAGTGATGACCTCGCCACCGTTCAGTATAGAACTGCTGGTAAGCAGAAAGCGCCACTCATTATTAGAACACGTGGTCACCGGTTGGAAGGTATTTGGCACAGTGGTTCCCCTATGGGTGGGATCATAAATTTAGTAAGAGGTATTCATGTTTTAGTCCCACGCAATATGACGCAAGCTGCTGGTTTCTACAACACTATGCTAGAAGCCGATGAGCCAGCACTTATTGTAGAGTGTCTAAATGGGTATCGTTTGAAAGAGCAAAAGCCTACAAACCTGGGAGAATTTAAAACTCCGGTAGGTAAAATAGAAGTATTGAGAGAAGGAACGGATATCACCCTAGTTTCTTATGGTTCCACATTGCGACTAGTAATGGAAGCTGCTGAAGTTCTAGAAACTGTCAATATTGATGCAGAGGTAATAGATGTTCAGTCCTTGCTGCCTTTCGACATTTCACAAGACATTAGAAAGAGCTTGGAAAAGACAAGTCGCTTATTAATCATTGATGAAGATGTGCCTGGGGGTGCTAGTGCATTTATACTTGATCAGGTAGTCAATAAGCAAAATGCTTGGAAACTGCTCGATAGCAAACCAGATTGTTTGACTGCCAAGGATCACCGCCCAGCTTACGGTACTGATGGGGATTATTTCTCAAAACCAAGTGTGGACGACATCTTTGATAAGGTGTATCAGATGATGCACGAGTCTCAACCTGCTCGCTATGTTAAAAACTATTAA
- a CDS encoding response regulator transcription factor gives METENKKILLVEDDPNFGTVLKDYLIMNDFDVVHAKNGMEGFEKFKKDNYDLCILDVMMPYKDGFTLAKEIREKNEDVPIVFLTAKAMKEDVLRGYKVGADDYLNKPFDSEVLLMKVKAIIQRKGQDSIADSKEFEFQIGNFHLNSKLRFLSYNDQEPIKLSPKENELLRLLALHLNDLMPRELALTKIWRDDNYFTSRSMDVYIAKLRKYLKPDDNVEIVNIHGEGFRLLVKDQVDY, from the coding sequence ATGGAAACTGAGAACAAAAAAATTCTACTCGTAGAGGACGATCCCAACTTTGGTACCGTGCTCAAGGACTACCTGATCATGAACGATTTTGATGTAGTTCATGCTAAAAATGGAATGGAAGGTTTTGAGAAGTTCAAAAAAGACAATTACGACCTTTGTATCCTAGACGTGATGATGCCTTATAAGGATGGTTTCACGCTAGCTAAAGAAATTCGCGAGAAAAACGAAGATGTGCCTATCGTGTTCCTTACAGCTAAAGCCATGAAAGAAGATGTGCTAAGAGGTTATAAAGTAGGAGCAGATGATTATTTGAATAAACCTTTTGATAGCGAAGTTCTATTGATGAAGGTTAAAGCGATCATACAGCGTAAAGGTCAAGACAGCATTGCTGATTCTAAAGAGTTTGAATTCCAAATAGGAAACTTCCATTTAAATTCTAAACTCAGATTCCTTTCTTACAATGATCAAGAGCCTATCAAACTTTCTCCTAAAGAAAATGAGTTGTTGAGATTGCTCGCTCTTCACTTAAATGATTTGATGCCTAGAGAACTGGCATTGACTAAGATATGGAGAGATGATAACTACTTCACCTCTAGATCTATGGACGTATACATTGCTAAATTACGTAAGTACTTGAAGCCAGATGATAATGTTGAAATTGTGAACATTCACGGTGAAGGATTTCGTCTACTGGTAAAAGATCAAGTAGATTACTAA
- a CDS encoding YbbR-like domain-containing protein, with translation MTRSDYSKFFSFIVFTIAAAILWFLFRYNNTYVEDTTVKVKWSNVPVDIELNDDSRTVEVPVKVQASGFRLLWLNYKVVSSTIDFNTSVNSRNGELIFRPENSRKMINAAVGEDIQVLEIDNTPISIGYEKFASKKVPLRKNFKVKFQGNYQEVGESDFDLDVVTITGNDKLVNKLDFLDVELDNITIEDSLVVKKIDLNALYPKLRIDPPVVSYTIRAAQMTEGSMRIPITLINKPVDAKIKLIPEVVTVVFSCRLKDYESVSADDFKVTVDLQNLSSGDTTAVPMVTVSNEVVNEARVQPQSVQILIIQ, from the coding sequence ATGACCAGATCAGATTACAGTAAGTTTTTTTCATTCATAGTTTTTACTATTGCGGCTGCGATATTGTGGTTCCTTTTTCGCTACAACAACACCTATGTAGAGGATACTACGGTGAAAGTGAAATGGTCAAATGTTCCAGTGGATATCGAGTTAAATGATGACTCTAGAACTGTTGAAGTTCCTGTGAAGGTTCAGGCAAGTGGATTTCGATTACTGTGGCTCAATTACAAAGTTGTTTCTAGTACCATTGATTTCAATACGTCTGTCAACTCTAGAAATGGGGAGCTTATTTTCCGTCCAGAAAATTCTAGGAAAATGATCAACGCAGCAGTTGGTGAAGATATTCAAGTGCTGGAGATCGACAACACACCTATATCCATAGGCTATGAAAAATTTGCTTCTAAAAAAGTCCCTCTTAGGAAAAATTTCAAGGTGAAATTTCAGGGTAATTATCAAGAAGTAGGTGAAAGTGATTTTGACTTAGATGTAGTGACTATTACAGGTAATGATAAGCTAGTTAATAAGTTAGATTTTCTTGATGTTGAGCTAGATAATATCACAATTGAAGATTCACTAGTGGTTAAGAAAATTGATTTGAACGCTCTTTACCCTAAATTAAGAATTGATCCTCCAGTAGTTTCTTATACCATTCGTGCCGCTCAAATGACTGAAGGTTCCATGCGTATTCCTATAACTCTAATCAATAAGCCAGTAGACGCTAAAATCAAGTTGATTCCAGAAGTGGTTACTGTGGTGTTTTCTTGCAGGTTAAAAGACTATGAATCAGTCAGTGCTGATGATTTTAAGGTAACTGTAGATCTTCAAAACCTAAGCTCTGGAGACACTACTGCCGTGCCTATGGTAACTGTTTCTAATGAAGTCGTCAATGAAGCCCGTGTTCAGCCTCAATCTGTACAAATTCTAATTATTCAATGA
- a CDS encoding glycosyltransferase, which translates to MEELQFSFIVPVFNRPVEVEQLLESLSRVRSASSFEVVIIEDGSSETCEQVCSRFRESVNISYFYKKNTGPGDSRNYGMQNAQGNYFIILDSDCLVPVHYLEVVKEQLRLHYVDCYGGPDAANDRFSDLQKAINYSMTSILTTGGIRGGSEALGKFQPRSFNMGLSKKAFEATGGFSTIHPGEDPDLSIRLWDLGFETALFKQAYVFHERRISWRLFFKQVKKFGTVRVILNKWHPHTSKLTYWFPTVFLFYFLIALLFTLTGQLFLIGTVLFYLALVGFDSTLKNGVKIGMMSILAVVIQFSGYGLGFINGYLQINFLKREERIAFPSLFFTK; encoded by the coding sequence ATGGAAGAGTTGCAGTTTTCGTTTATAGTACCCGTCTTCAACCGTCCAGTTGAGGTGGAACAACTATTGGAAAGCCTCAGCCGTGTGCGCAGTGCATCTTCCTTTGAAGTTGTAATAATAGAAGATGGTTCTAGTGAAACTTGTGAGCAGGTCTGTTCTCGCTTTCGCGAAAGCGTAAACATTTCCTACTTCTATAAGAAAAACACAGGTCCAGGCGATTCCAGAAATTATGGAATGCAAAATGCCCAAGGGAATTACTTTATTATCCTTGACAGCGACTGCTTAGTGCCAGTGCATTATCTAGAAGTTGTTAAGGAACAGCTCAGATTACATTATGTGGATTGTTATGGAGGTCCAGACGCGGCAAATGACCGTTTTTCAGATTTGCAAAAGGCTATAAACTATTCCATGACCTCTATTTTGACTACCGGCGGTATACGCGGTGGGAGTGAGGCTCTAGGCAAATTTCAGCCACGTAGCTTTAATATGGGCTTGAGTAAAAAAGCATTTGAAGCAACGGGAGGTTTTAGCACCATACATCCTGGTGAAGATCCAGATTTAAGCATCCGTTTGTGGGATCTAGGATTTGAAACTGCCTTGTTCAAGCAAGCATATGTATTTCATGAGCGACGTATTTCCTGGCGATTATTTTTCAAACAGGTGAAGAAGTTTGGAACTGTTCGGGTCATTTTAAATAAATGGCATCCACATACATCGAAACTCACCTATTGGTTTCCAACTGTTTTTCTTTTCTATTTTTTGATAGCACTCCTATTTACGTTAACGGGTCAACTTTTTTTAATAGGGACCGTATTGTTCTATCTAGCGCTGGTGGGTTTCGATTCTACTCTGAAGAATGGAGTTAAGATTGGTATGATGAGTATCCTGGCAGTGGTGATTCAGTTCTCAGGTTATGGTTTGGGTTTTATAAATGGTTATCTTCAAATAAATTTTCTGAAACGGGAAGAGCGGATTGCTTTTCCTAGCCTATTCTTTACAAAATGA
- the miaA gene encoding tRNA (adenosine(37)-N6)-dimethylallyltransferase MiaA, whose product MQRKRLITIIGPTAVGKTALGIAFSKAYQTEIISCDSRQFFKEMTIGTAVPSTEELEAAPHHFIQNLSIHQDYSVGDFERDAIELLDQLFKKHDEVIMVGGSALYEKAITHGLDDFPEVPEAIEQQLEKELNQDGLDALVEELRKVDHEYAAKVDISNPRRILRALSIYRSSGETFSSFRTSTSKKRSFEVIKIGLEAPREELYARINHRVDVMLKAGLLEEVRELLPYKELTALKTVGYQELFPYLEYNYSLEEGIRLIKRNSRRFAKRQMTWYRKDPSVTWFSYKTRHTEIVKRVQEKFMES is encoded by the coding sequence ATGCAGCGCAAACGACTTATTACCATCATAGGCCCTACTGCAGTGGGAAAGACTGCGCTAGGTATCGCTTTCTCGAAAGCGTACCAAACAGAAATCATTTCCTGCGACTCTAGACAGTTTTTTAAAGAAATGACCATAGGCACCGCAGTTCCATCGACAGAAGAACTGGAAGCTGCACCACATCATTTTATTCAAAACTTGTCGATCCATCAGGATTATAGCGTGGGTGATTTTGAAAGAGACGCGATTGAATTGCTGGATCAATTATTTAAGAAACATGATGAAGTCATTATGGTGGGTGGTAGCGCCTTGTATGAAAAGGCGATAACTCATGGCCTCGATGATTTTCCAGAAGTTCCGGAAGCTATAGAACAACAGTTAGAAAAAGAACTGAATCAAGATGGCTTAGACGCATTAGTAGAGGAATTACGTAAAGTTGATCACGAATATGCCGCCAAGGTTGACATATCCAATCCACGACGTATTCTGAGAGCTCTAAGTATCTATAGAAGTAGTGGAGAAACTTTTTCTAGTTTTAGAACTAGCACTAGTAAAAAACGGAGTTTTGAGGTAATAAAAATAGGACTTGAGGCACCTAGAGAAGAGCTTTATGCGCGCATCAATCATCGAGTCGATGTGATGCTGAAAGCTGGATTACTAGAAGAAGTTCGAGAACTTTTACCCTATAAAGAATTAACCGCCCTAAAAACGGTGGGCTATCAAGAGTTATTTCCTTACTTAGAATATAATTATTCCCTAGAAGAGGGAATTAGGTTAATTAAAAGAAATTCTAGAAGGTTTGCCAAACGACAAATGACTTGGTACAGAAAAGACCCTAGTGTCACATGGTTTTCCTATAAGACCCGCCATACAGAGATTGTAAAGCGGGTCCAAGAAAAATTTATGGAATCTTAA
- a CDS encoding ion transporter: MPKSQVKPTAEWRRKLHEIIYEADTPAGKLFDVLLLVVIIISVILVLLESVPSLGSRFAEEFIMAEWVITIFFTIEYVLRIVTINKPSKYIFSFYGIIDLLSTAPLYLTFFLPGGYNALLAVRSLRLLRVFRILKITRFIGEADKLSKALKSSFPKILVFLFAVLVISIIMGTLMYLVEGADSGFVSIPVSIYWCIVTLTTVGFGDIAPVTPMGQFLASVIMIMGYGIIAVPTGIVSAEYTSGAKDKKPADPLNNPEYRHVNTQVCQNCLAKKHQDGATYCHKCGYSL, from the coding sequence ATGCCTAAATCTCAAGTCAAACCAACTGCCGAATGGCGACGCAAGCTCCATGAAATCATTTATGAAGCTGATACGCCTGCTGGAAAGTTGTTTGACGTGTTGTTGCTGGTGGTCATCATCATCAGCGTTATATTAGTATTGCTGGAAAGTGTTCCATCTTTAGGATCAAGATTTGCAGAAGAATTTATTATGGCCGAATGGGTCATTACGATATTCTTTACCATAGAGTATGTATTGAGAATCGTTACCATAAATAAGCCTAGTAAGTATATTTTCAGCTTCTATGGGATTATTGATTTACTTTCCACAGCACCACTTTATTTAACTTTTTTCTTACCAGGAGGCTACAACGCCTTACTCGCAGTGCGTTCTTTGCGCCTTCTAAGAGTTTTCAGAATTCTAAAAATCACACGTTTTATAGGAGAAGCAGATAAATTGAGTAAGGCGCTTAAATCTAGCTTTCCTAAAATTCTAGTTTTTCTTTTCGCAGTATTAGTAATATCCATCATTATGGGAACCCTCATGTATCTTGTAGAGGGCGCTGATAGTGGTTTTGTAAGCATTCCAGTCTCCATTTACTGGTGTATTGTGACATTGACCACTGTTGGTTTTGGCGACATCGCACCCGTAACTCCTATGGGTCAGTTTCTAGCAAGTGTAATTATGATCATGGGTTACGGAATCATCGCTGTCCCTACAGGTATTGTGAGTGCTGAATATACCAGCGGAGCTAAGGATAAAAAACCTGCAGATCCACTGAACAATCCAGAGTACCGCCATGTCAACACTCAGGTGTGTCAAAATTGCCTTGCCAAAAAACACCAAGATGGTGCCACTTACTGCCACAAGTGCGGATATTCATTGTAA